The following is a genomic window from Pseudomonas purpurea.
AGGGGCACCTGCCGGTGAACCTGGTCGACAAGGTCGGCAGCCATTTGCCGGTGGACATCCTCTTCACCGCGTTCAACCAAAGCAAGACGCCACGGGTACCGGGCGAAGTCAGCCTGATTTCCGCCGACCAGATGATCGACGAAAAAACCGGTGCGCCTTACTACGTCCTGCGCAGCAGCGTCAGCGACGTGGCCATGGAGAAACTCAACGGGCTGGTGATCAAGCCGGGTATGCCGGCGGAAATGTTCGTGCGTACCGGTGAGCGTTCGCTCCTCAACTATTTGTTCAAACCTCTGCTCGACCGGGCAGGCTCCGCATTGACTGAGGAATAGGGATGTCCCGTCGTATGAGCAAGCTTTCCATTCTCGGGGCCGCTGTTGCACTACTGGCCTGTTCCACCGTTCACGCCATGGGGCCGTTTCAAGTCTACGAACAAGCACTGCGCAATGACCCGGTGTTTCTGGGCGCCATCAAGGAGCGCGATGCGGGCCTTGAAAACCGCGCCATCGGCCGCGCCGGGCTGTTGCCACGGCTCGGTTACAACTACAACAAGGGCCACAACACCTCCAAGGTCACGAACCTGGACGAGAAGCGCCGCAGACGTCATGAGGACCGTAACTACGACAGCTACGGTTCGACGTTCACCCTGCAACAACCCTTGTTTGACTACGAGGCCTACGCCTCGTACCGCAAGGGCGTGGCGCAGGCGTTGTTCGCCGATGAGAACTTTCGTGGCAAAAGCCAGGAGTTGTTGGTCCGGGTGCTGACCTATTACACCCAGGCGTTGTTCGCCCAGGATCAGATCGACATCGCCCAGGCCAAGAAGAAAGCCTTCGAGCAGCAGTTCCAGCAAAACGAACACATGTTCCGCCAGGGCGAGGGGACCCGTACCGACATTCTGGAAGCCGAATCGCGCTACGAACTGGCGACCGCCGAAGAAATCGAGGCGCGCGACGAACAGGACGCCTCCTTGCGTGAACTGGGCGCGCTGATTGGCGTGCCGACGATCGACATTGCCGACCTCGACCCGCTGGGCGATTCCTTCCAGTCGTTCACCTTGCAACCGGCCAACTTCGATACCTGGCATGAGCTGGCGCTCACCAACAACCCGAACCTGGCGTCGCAACGCCAGGCATTGGAAGTGGCGCGCTACGAAGTCGAGCGCAACCGTTCCGGGCACCTGCCCAAGGTCAATGCCTACGCCACGTTGCGGCAGAACGAATCGGAAAGCGGCAACACCTACAACCAGCGGTATGACACCAACACCATCGGCATCGAAGTCAGTGTGCCGTTGTATGCCGGTGGCGGGGTGTCGGCGTCGACTCGCCAGGCTGCCCGCTCGATGGAGCAGGCCGAATATGAACTGGACTCCAAAACCCGTGAAACCCTGATCGAGCTGCGTCGCCAGTTCAGTGCCTGCCTGTCGGGGGTCAGCAAGTTGCGGGCCTACCAGAAAGCGCTGACCTCGGCCGAGGCGCTGGTGGTGTCGACCAAGCAAAGCATCCTCGGCGGCGAGCGGGTCAACCTCGATGCGCTCAACGCCGAGCAACAGCTGTACACCACGCGCCGCGACCTGGCCCAGGCCCGCTACGACTATTTGATGGCCTGGACCAAGTTGCATTACTACGCCGGGACCCTGCGCGAAGACGACCTGGCCAAGGTCGATGAAGCCTTCGGCCCGCGCAGTGTGAATCGATAACTGCGTCACCCGCTGCACCGCCCCCGGACGGGGGACTACAAGTCTAATAACGCCAGAAAAGCGAGATGTCATGAACACGGATATAAGCAGTAACTTGTTCAAACCCATGGCCAGTGGTTCGTTGGTGATGCTGCTGGCAGCACTGCCAGCCGCCGTCCATGCGGCTTACCTTGAGCCCGGAACAGTGGGCGACCCGGCCAGTTGGCGCACCGCCGAATACCAGAAGGACTGGGGCCTGGACCGCATGCAGGCGAACCAGGCCTATGCGGCCGGCATCACCGGCAAAGGGGTGAAGATCGGCGCGGTGGATTCGGGTTTTGATCCCAGTCACCCCGAAGCCTCGAAAGACCGCTTTCACGCGGCCACGGCCATCGGCAGCTACGTGGATGGCACGCCGTTCAGCGTCAGCGGCAACCTCAACGCCAGGAATGACAACCACGGCACCCACGTCACCGGCACCATGGGCGCGGCCCGTGACGGCACCGGCATGCATGGCGTGGCGTACAACGCGCAGGTCTACGTCGGCAACACCAACCAGAACGACAGTTTTCTGTTTGGTCCAACCCCCGATCCGCGATACCTCAAAGCGGTGTATGGCGCCCTGGCCGATGCGGGCGTGCGGGCGATCAACAACAGCTGGGGCAGCCAGCCCAAGGATGTCAGTTACCAGACCCTCGGCGGACTGCACGCGGCCTACGC
Proteins encoded in this region:
- a CDS encoding TolC family outer membrane protein — its product is MSRRMSKLSILGAAVALLACSTVHAMGPFQVYEQALRNDPVFLGAIKERDAGLENRAIGRAGLLPRLGYNYNKGHNTSKVTNLDEKRRRRHEDRNYDSYGSTFTLQQPLFDYEAYASYRKGVAQALFADENFRGKSQELLVRVLTYYTQALFAQDQIDIAQAKKKAFEQQFQQNEHMFRQGEGTRTDILEAESRYELATAEEIEARDEQDASLRELGALIGVPTIDIADLDPLGDSFQSFTLQPANFDTWHELALTNNPNLASQRQALEVARYEVERNRSGHLPKVNAYATLRQNESESGNTYNQRYDTNTIGIEVSVPLYAGGGVSASTRQAARSMEQAEYELDSKTRETLIELRRQFSACLSGVSKLRAYQKALTSAEALVVSTKQSILGGERVNLDALNAEQQLYTTRRDLAQARYDYLMAWTKLHYYAGTLREDDLAKVDEAFGPRSVNR